The genomic region gaagagaagaggaacgGGTAGGAGGAAGGAGTGCGTATGACCAGAGCTAATTTGGGAAAACTGCTGGAAGAGTGCTGAGCTGACAGAGCAAGAGGAGTGAATCATaacctgtgtgtctgttaacATTAAGCTTGTTACTCGCCAGCTAATGCATTATACATGACTAGTCACTGTGTCCTTGTTGTACTAATGGAGCTGTAGTGCATTGAGCAAtttgttacttttttaatgttaaagctTTAACTTATACAGGAGTGTTTGTTTCACTGGGTTGTACAGGTGCAACCACGTCCCTCTCAAGTTTTGTCAGGgatctcttttgtcttttttgaatCCAAGTACTTTGAAATGTGGACGTCTTTGTACCTTGACACCttctgtcttttgtgtgtgtgtgtgtatgtgtgtctctgtgtgtgtgtgtccggtGTTTCAGAAGgcaggagaagggaggggagtTATATCTCAGCTCCTTTTTATGCATTCTCCCCCTCGACCGTTTTCCTTTGTGTCGTCTCTGTGTACGTGTGtacgtgtgggtgtgtgggaaGGTGTGTGGGCGTTTTCATGGCACCGTTCCTActctccactccactccacctcccctcttctccatctccatcttttctccttaatctatccttccatcctgtTCAGGCCGTCTGTCGCTgctgctcccccccccccccccttcccctctcccccctcccttctccatCACGCCTGCCGTAATGAGATTAAACCTTAGTGTATCCACCGGGCATGCACACACTTAATACACACATCCTTCAGATcgctgcagcacacacacgcacacacacatacacatagacacacaatcATCCACTTAAGAGTGCACAATATTCTCTCACATGCAGTAAAGCAGCACAAGCCTGACATGGACATGCAGCTTGCACACTTGGCATTGCTTCcaacctacatacacacacacacacaaacacacacatttggcaCATGACCAAGGCTTCTCACTCGCAgtctttccctctgtctctctttatcaGAAGGCCCATAGTAAGGATTACAGTAACCCCAGGTCTGTCCTCATAGGTGAGCCCCCCACTGAGCCATCTGGGCCTCTGTAATAATCCTTCTCTGGACTGATTGGTTTAAGTGCGCCTCCTACAGGCTTTCTGACACataacagtcacacacagacaaagacatcCTTCATAATGTATGACTTCCAAGTGAATTGAAGTTATGTTAATGTTACTTGGGAGAAATGTCCGAGCTAGAACAGAAGCACAAGACATTTGAAATGGGAGAATTTGCGATGAATAAGCAAGCGAGGTTCATGCAGTTTGCCTCTGCAGTCACAGTTTTGCCCGGCTCTCCCCTGCCCTATATTCTCCTTACCCCCTCCCCTCTGTGCTGGCAATCTCTCcaacttacacacatacacccaccaACTAGCCTATATAATAGAGATCCCACTGGCATTTATTGACTTTTCAGAGTGTCTCTGTCTCGCTCGTTCTCATAGTGGCTCCCCTgttcttctctttgtctctctgcagcCATAAGGCTTTTAGGTTCTCGGTGCTGAGGACAGAGGAGTCTGACAGTACCCATATTCTCAGTGTTGGAGTGAGGCCCTCTCTGTGCTGCAGTGGAGGGCTTCACATACACAGCTAGTCCGGTGAGTACAAGCTCTCTGATTCACTAtaatgcaaaaaatatatatattacaataGCTGTGGCAGTGTTGGCTTTTTTTAGTGTCTGAGCTGTCGTCTAACTTAAATAGGGAGGTCTAAAAGTAAAACTGTCTGGATCCTTCAGCTACATACTGTAATTTTGACGGACTAACCGGTAATTGCAGTGCAATAGACTATTAAGGTAATCTGTTGAACCCTGGTGTGTGTTGCATGATGAGACGTCTGCCATTTGACCACAAATCCACCATAGACGCCATATTATTAAACAGATGATGGTACTTTATAACAGGAACACAGTGAGAAATTAGATTTTCTGTcagttaaaatatttaatagttAGTCTCAGGTAATTATCAGCTTTTAAAACTGTGAAGCATTTTAGAGTCGAAGTTCTCATAATACTGCACACACTATATGACTGTCATCATTAATATTTGCAGGCTGGATGCATCACGCAGTAGAGCAGTTTGGCGGGCGTGGCACACGGGATTCCTTCCCTTTGGATGGACTCAATCGGGGACCATGGGCTCCCGTGGGCGGCCGCGCCTGGCAGACACCTGCCAGGTCTGTTGCCTTGACAATGTGTACACAAAAACTTTCCCAAACCGCTTTGTTAAGTTTAATCCATCAGGTCTAACCTGTAATTAGACTTTTAAACTGGTGTTTCATCTTTTACAACAGAGCTGATGTGAAAGCTCAAATTAACTTAACAACCTTAGAGTGAAAAATGCTACAATAACAGGAAACTGTGCTGATGTGTAGACATGTCATCATCAGGTGTTCGCCTGGAATGAACCAACACCAGCTCCTTCCCCATCTACCTCCTGGTCCTATGGGCGGACTGAACCATCCCAGTAAATTCTTTAGTAATGGGTAAGTGCACAAAATAATCAGTGAAATAACTTTACAGTTTACAGAAGATAACATGTTGAGGTACGTTTGTATTGTCATTTagatttttgtaatatttttttaactttttcccTGCAGGCCCATGCGAGGAGGTGAAAAGCTTGAGCTCCCACAACCAATGTTACCTGGTCTGCAGAGGGAGCAACAGAGacctcctcatcatcaccttcatcatccacCTCCGCACAGAGCCTGGGAGCAACTAGGTCAGCTGTATGAATCCCACCTTCCTCCTCAAGGACATTCTGTTGTGCCCCTGCCCAATGAGCACTCACTCCGTCTCCATAATGGAGGCTATGCAGGCAGTGGTGGGCCTCCCCCCAACCCACATCTTCCCCCCAGTCGGCCAAACCAACTGCTGAAGGTGAGTTAAAGTTTTACTGATGATTTCATGCCAGCTTGTTTACTCCAGAGTTAAACTGTTCTGCATAGATTAAAAACATGAGTGGCTCTCCTCacggtttgttttgtttctcctGTCTGTTTTAGTTCGGGGGTCCTCAGGAGCAGCTTGCTCCCAGGGGGCCACAATTGCTGGGAGATGAGATGTGGGCTCAGGTGCACCAGGTATGAGCTCTCTAATTGGCTATGATCATGTTTCATCATCCACACAGAGTCAGAACAGTCTCTATTTCTGTCACAACTGCAGCAGACTCCAGTCGCTGTCACTGAGCGTTGGCTGACATTTTCAGAAACATCCATGTTTTTGCACAGACTGTAATAGTTGTACTAGTTGTCCTCATCTGATACAACACTgatccttttattttttatcttaacAGCAGAGGGGCTTTCCTGTGAAGATGCAAGGGAGTCAACTGAAGAGACCAGGCCCTCCACTGGGGGAGCACTCTGTCATCCAGCACACTCCTCTGCCATCCCTGCACCCATCCTCCCGCCCAGCTGTAGAGGACTCTCCCAGCCCCAGCAAGAGGAAAAAGAGCTCAGATCAGGTATCAGACAGAAACAACCACATTGAGTGGATATTAATAATGccagtttttattttctctacaGCTTTTTGTCCTCAAGTCAAAAGATATAACGTTCCTCTATCTGTGCAGGTATCCCATCCTGGGCAGCAGCGTTTCTCCGGCCCTGGCCAATCTTTGTTATCACAGCATCAGTCACCAGTCCACCACCTCCCTCCGAAACCGGCCTTCTGGAACCCCCTTCACAAAGACAACACTCCCTGGCAGCCACAGACGGCTGACCGCAAGAACCCACCATCACTGGAGTTCCAGGTCCGAACAGTAAGGAAATATTCCGACTACTTGGAGCTCAGGGTTCATATTTTACCATTGAACCCAGTCAGTAAAAAACACCTTAATTGGATTGAGTGGTaccataaaaatgtattgattctATTAGCTGTCTGAACCTCACTAAGCATATGATTTGCTGTGCTGTAAATAACACCAAGACCCAAATTGATTTCCTTTTCCCTGTTTTAAGTCACAGCAGTGATCAGAGCctttgttcattttatatttctctaATCAGCCTCTGTTGCTTTCTTGCTCTTTCTCTATTGTTTATCAGGAAACCCACAAACAAGGAATGGGCAGCTACACCCAAAAGTCCTCGCCTGTCTCTTCCACTCCTTCAACACTCTCTCCTCCACCAAATTCCTCTCCTGGTAGCTACAACCATGGATGTGCTACACAGCTACAGAAAGATACGTTCCAACCTCAGGCTGTAAACCAGCAGTCCCCACACTCCTCCTACCCCAGTCCCAGCTCTAAACTGGGGCTGGCTCCACCCTGCCAGGCCATGGAGCCTCGTGGTCTTCACAACCAGAGAGGCCCTCTCATCGGGGGTCAAGGTGGCAGCCAAGCTACCTCTCATACGGCATCTACCCCAACCAGAGATCATCACCTACATGCCCAATCGTCACCAGCAAACCCTCCTGCATCCAGCAACAACAAGATCAACAGCAGTCGTGTGCCTTACAGCCACTTCCAGCCTCATCCAGGGCTGGGGCACCAGggtccccctcctcctccaccacctcctcctgccaGCAACACCTCAGTACCTCAGCAAAGTGGGCCCCATGAGGCCTGGAGATACCAGAGGCCCAGCAGTCACTCCCTGGTGAGTACAAGTCATTTATGCAATAGCTCATTTGTACCATGCTTATAttacttaatgtgtgtgtgattattagTTTATTGGCCGATCATTATAATGTTCGTTCATTGAAATCTTCTCTTTATGCGTCCCTTCAGGATTCGGGCATCTACAGGCCTCCAGGACTGCTACCTCAACGCCAGCAGAGCCACAATCAGGTCGTGGATAGTCAGGTTCCTGTTTCCTCCCAGCATCACCCTCACATCAGCCCTACTCTACCCCCAACCAACTCCACCCGCACCCCTGTAATTACCCCGAATCTCCCGATGTCCCAGTCATCCTGCTCCATTGGCGGctataacagcagcagcagcaactctGGTGGTGTAACTGTGGCTGGTATCTCCAGGGCGAACACATCACCCCCCGCTGGTTGCTCTGTGAACAACATCAGCAGTAATAACAGttggcagagaggaagagagccaGCACCTGAAAGATCCACCAGCACCATCACTAGGCCCATCTCTCAGCTGGACACCCTGCTGCAGCCTGGGAGAGGCCAAGCTGCCAACCAGCCCCACCTAAAGGGACTGCCTAGACCACAACAGCATGGACCCACCAAGTCCCAGCCCACGAAGGGGAAGACTTACTGTGCTCAGGCTGAACTGGCGCAAACTCCTgcattttcctcctcctccgcctcatcgtcatcatcatctttgTTCTCCTCAGGGCGCCAGAGGGCAGGAGACAGTGTAATTACAAGCAGAATTTCAAATCCTCTTCCTAGGTCTCCACCTGCATATTACCAAGCTCCTCATTCCAGTGTGAACTCTATCCCTCAGCGATCCAATCCAGCCCTTTCCTCCAGACTAGGTCAGCCAGACTCTGTCCCGACTCAGGCTTACTCTCGGCAACAGATTCGTCCACCAGCCCCAACCTCTGTCCCCCAGTCCATCGAAGAGGCTCTAGACAAACTCGATGCAGAGCTAGAGGGACACATGCAagctgaagaaagaaggaaaagggacagagaggaggaagagagaagaatgaGAGAAGAGGTGAGGCGGAGGAAAGAATGGGAGATGAGacagaagcaggaggaggagaggaagaggaaagagttggaaaagaagaaggaggaggaggagagaaaaaaaagagaattggagagacaggaggaggagagaaagaagaggcaagaagaggagaggaggaggaaagaagccgagagacaggaggaggagaggaaaagaagagaatggGAGAAAAAGGAGcgggaaaggaagaagagagaatgggagaggcaagaggaggaggggaagaagagggaagcagagaggcaggagcaggagaggaagaagagagaactGGAGAggcaggagaaagaaaagaaaaagcaaaaagaattggagaggaaagaggaggagaagaggaggatggagcggaagagagaggaggaactgTGCAGTGCAAAAGGCAAAGAGCAGACTGCTATTGAGAATCTGGAGAGACTGCTCTCTGGCAACACTTCCTCAacacccccacctccacccctctCTTCTGTTACTGCACCTCCTTCTGGTGCACCTCCCTCCAGCTCCCAGGCTTCGCCCCCATTCCCCTGGCTAAGCCGTGGCGGTGTTCTCCCCTGTCCCCCAGGCCAGGCGCCCAGCACCACTACTCTAGAAAGACTGCGCCCACCCCCTCTGACACCTCAGACTGAGTATGCCAGAGAaaagcagaggcagagagagatgtGGAGCAACAATGGCGGAACGACATTCAGTCCCTCATCAACACATAATACCTCAGGGATGAACCAGCCGGTATACCCCAACAAGCCCCCGGCAATGCAAGCCGCACCCAACCAATCCAAAGACTCAGCcagggagagagacagcagcCAGCTCTCTCTCCCCACCTTGGCACTTAGAGAGCCCCCCAAACTGTATCAGGCTTTTCCCAGAGAAAACCTGCCGCCACCACCTTTATCAACCACCTCCACAGGGGGGATCCTCCAGAAGAGGGTGACAGGAAGCGGGTTGGAAAATGCCAGCAGCTGTGGCACTGACTCTGACAGTGCTCAGTTTGAGGAGGAGCCCTCTGAGATGTCTACACTACTCCCTGATGGTCTGGCTAACATTATGGCGATGCTGGATGAATCTAtcaaaaaggaagaggagatgtTTAACAATGAAAAGACTGGGTCCACAGGTCTTCTTGACAACTTTTCTCCTAGTGGCCAACCTATCAAGAATTACCTGTGTGCCCCAGACCTCATCCCAGCACTGAAGCATCAGCCGAACCAGGAAGACTTTGGGTCCAATCCCCACGCTAGCCCTCCTGTGCTTAGCCGCCAAGGCTCTCTAGCATCCCCTTGCAGCCGGACGTCTTCTCTcaatgaagaggatgaagactACTTTAAACCCTCTGCAAATGTCCCCTTGAACCCTAAACAGTCAATGGATGTGGGAATTGGAATAGGGAATACGAATACCAACTATCGCCACAGTGACCTGGCTAAACTTTATGGCCTCCCCGAGCAGACTAAAAGTGAGGCTGACGAGGATGACGATGAAGAGGATTCTGAGACCCCATCTTGTTCTCCACCACCCCAAAGACCCCACTTGCACCAAACAGGTGTTAACAGCATGTTCAAGTCTCTAGCAACAGTTCTAGGGAGCCAGAAGTATGCATACCGTGGTGGGCCTTTTGGGAGACCCCCTCCGTCAGCTTTGGTCGGGGTCAAATATTCCTCTTCACTGTCACTGGGCCCCGATATCTGCCGCCAGCAGCAAGGCAGCTCTCCAACGTCAGATTCAACCAATCCACCATTCAGTCCAGCTGTTCCCCCTTCAAAGTCCTCCCCTCCTCTGCTGGAAGACAAGAAACTAAAACTAGAGGATGCAGATGTTTGGAGAGATGATGGACTAACAGAGGAAAGGTTCAAAAAAGAGAGTATTCCTCCCATAAAGCCTATTAAGGTGATCAAGGAGGAGCAGCGGTTGACAACTATCTCTGAGTCTTCTCTGGCAGAGCTGGGAAAGAGCTGCGAGGTCATGCTTAGTCGACATTCACTTCCTAACAAGAGCTCCGATAAATCCGATGTCCACGTCAAAGCAGAAGACAGACACAAACCTGAAAAAGTAaaggaacacagagagaaagacagaaaccgggatagagagagggagaaagaaaagaagaggaagcatGGTCACAGCCACAGTAGCAGCAGGAAGCATGaagatagaaaagaaaagaagaaacataGAGAAAAGCGAGAGGAGATggccttttcctcttcttcatcatcttcctccacTCATTCCAGCTCCAGCCATAAGCGGCACAAGGATGGCAAGAGCCATAAGGAGAAGAAGGATCGTCGAATTCTTGGAGACCTCAACCTCCAGCGCAAAGAGGGGTCTGACAAGAGTCTGAGTCATTACGACACGGATAAAAAGAAACGTGCG from Scomber japonicus isolate fScoJap1 chromosome 22, fScoJap1.pri, whole genome shotgun sequence harbors:
- the kdm6ba gene encoding lysine-specific demethylase 6B isoform X1, whose translation is MHHAVEQFGGRGTRDSFPLDGLNRGPWAPVGGRAWQTPARCSPGMNQHQLLPHLPPGPMGGLNHPSKFFSNGPMRGGEKLELPQPMLPGLQREQQRPPHHHLHHPPPHRAWEQLGQLYESHLPPQGHSVVPLPNEHSLRLHNGGYAGSGGPPPNPHLPPSRPNQLLKFGGPQEQLAPRGPQLLGDEMWAQVHQQRGFPVKMQGSQLKRPGPPLGEHSVIQHTPLPSLHPSSRPAVEDSPSPSKRKKSSDQVSHPGQQRFSGPGQSLLSQHQSPVHHLPPKPAFWNPLHKDNTPWQPQTADRKNPPSLEFQVRTETHKQGMGSYTQKSSPVSSTPSTLSPPPNSSPGSYNHGCATQLQKDTFQPQAVNQQSPHSSYPSPSSKLGLAPPCQAMEPRGLHNQRGPLIGGQGGSQATSHTASTPTRDHHLHAQSSPANPPASSNNKINSSRVPYSHFQPHPGLGHQGPPPPPPPPPASNTSVPQQSGPHEAWRYQRPSSHSLDSGIYRPPGLLPQRQQSHNQVVDSQVPVSSQHHPHISPTLPPTNSTRTPVITPNLPMSQSSCSIGGYNSSSSNSGGVTVAGISRANTSPPAGCSVNNISSNNSWQRGREPAPERSTSTITRPISQLDTLLQPGRGQAANQPHLKGLPRPQQHGPTKSQPTKGKTYCAQAELAQTPAFSSSSASSSSSSLFSSGRQRAGDSVITSRISNPLPRSPPAYYQAPHSSVNSIPQRSNPALSSRLGQPDSVPTQAYSRQQIRPPAPTSVPQSIEEALDKLDAELEGHMQAEERRKRDREEEERRMREEVRRRKEWEMRQKQEEERKRKELEKKKEEEERKKRELERQEEERKKRQEEERRRKEAERQEEERKRREWEKKERERKKREWERQEEEGKKREAERQEQERKKRELERQEKEKKKQKELERKEEEKRRMERKREEELCSAKGKEQTAIENLERLLSGNTSSTPPPPPLSSVTAPPSGAPPSSSQASPPFPWLSRGGVLPCPPGQAPSTTTLERLRPPPLTPQTEYAREKQRQREMWSNNGGTTFSPSSTHNTSGMNQPVYPNKPPAMQAAPNQSKDSARERDSSQLSLPTLALREPPKLYQAFPRENLPPPPLSTTSTGGILQKRVTGSGLENASSCGTDSDSAQFEEEPSEMSTLLPDGLANIMAMLDESIKKEEEMFNNEKTGSTGLLDNFSPSGQPIKNYLCAPDLIPALKHQPNQEDFGSNPHASPPVLSRQGSLASPCSRTSSLNEEDEDYFKPSANVPLNPKQSMDVGIGIGNTNTNYRHSDLAKLYGLPEQTKSEADEDDDEEDSETPSCSPPPQRPHLHQTGVNSMFKSLATVLGSQKYAYRGGPFGRPPPSALVGVKYSSSLSLGPDICRQQQGSSPTSDSTNPPFSPAVPPSKSSPPLLEDKKLKLEDADVWRDDGLTEERFKKESIPPIKPIKVIKEEQRLTTISESSLAELGKSCEVMLSRHSLPNKSSDKSDVHVKAEDRHKPEKVKEHREKDRNRDREREKEKKRKHGHSHSSSRKHEDRKEKKKHREKREEMAFSSSSSSSSTHSSSSHKRHKDGKSHKEKKDRRILGDLNLQRKEGSDKSLSHYDTDKKKRADASGASSTSEGEHAEWTSRNSGERSSEHKKGAESGSSLGSTDFLKLKALSDGPPKELKIRLIKVESGDRETFIASEVEEKRIPLEEISIKNSASEIIRSCKGARVKGKFRESYLLPAFSVKPIINPEELIPREKLNPPTPSIYLESKRDAFSPVLLQFCTDPKNPVTVIRGLAGSLRLNLGLFSTKSLVEANAEQAVEVRTQVQQPADENWDPSGTGQTWPCESSRSHTTIAKYAQYQASSFQESLQEEKGSDEEDDEDDEKKPSNSSDTPSKDSTKESSSGEQKPVGKIIKFGTNIDLSDPKRWKPQLQELQKLPAFMRVASSGNMLSHVGHTILGMNTVQLYMKVPGSRTPGHQENNNFCSVNINIGPGDCEWFSVHENYWQAINDFCEKHGVDYLTGSWWPVLEDLYRANIPVYRFIQRPGDLVWINAGTVHWVQAVGWCNNIAWNVGPLNAYQYQLALERFEWNEVKKVKSIVPMIHVSWNVARTVKITDPETYKLLKHCLLQSMKHIQVLRDQLVATGKKISYQSRVKDEPAYYCNECDVEVFNLLFVTSENNSRKTYVVHCEDCARHRNPNMNNVVVLEQYSIEELMNTYDSFNLVSFPIMPSVSFLT
- the kdm6ba gene encoding lysine-specific demethylase 6B isoform X2; the encoded protein is MHHAVEQFGGRGTRDSFPLDGLNRGPWAPVGGRAWQTPARCSPGMNQHQLLPHLPPGPMGGLNHPSKFFSNGPMRGGEKLELPQPMLPGLQREQQRPPHHHLHHPPPHRAWEQLGQLYESHLPPQGHSVVPLPNEHSLRLHNGGYAGSGGPPPNPHLPPSRPNQLLKFGGPQEQLAPRGPQLLGDEMWAQVHQQRGFPVKMQGSQLKRPGPPLGEHSVIQHTPLPSLHPSSRPAVEDSPSPSKRKKSSDQVSHPGQQRFSGPGQSLLSQHQSPVHHLPPKPAFWNPLHKDNTPWQPQTADRKNPPSLEFQVRTETHKQGMGSYTQKSSPVSSTPSTLSPPPNSSPGSYNHGCATQLQKDTFQPQAVNQQSPHSSYPSPSSKLGLAPPCQAMEPRGLHNQRGPLIGGQGGSQATSHTASTPTRDHHLHAQSSPANPPASSNNKINSSRVPYSHFQPHPGLGHQGPPPPPPPPPASNTSVPQQSGPHEAWRYQRPSSHSLDSGIYRPPGLLPQRQQSHNQVVDSQVPVSSQHHPHISPTLPPTNSTRTPVITPNLPMSQSSCSIGGYNSSSSNSGGVTVAGISRANTSPPAGCSVNNISSNNSWQRGREPAPERSTSTITRPISQLDTLLQPGRGQAANQPHLKGLPRPQQHGPTKSQPTKGKTYCAQAELAQTPAFSSSSASSSSSSLFSSGRQRAGDSVITSRISNPLPRSPPAYYQAPHSSVNSIPQRSNPALSSRLGQPDSVPTQAYSRQQIRPPAPTSVPQSIEEALDKLDAELEGHMQAEERRKRDREEEERRMREEVRRRKEWEMRQKQEEERKRKELEKKKEEEERKKRELERQEEERKKRQEEERRRKEAERQEEERKRREWEKKERERKKREWERQEEEGKKREAERQEQERKKRELERQEKEKKKQKELERKEEEKRRMERKREEELCSAKGKEQTAIENLERLLSGNTSSTPPPPPLSSVTAPPSGAPPSSSQASPPFPWLSRGGVLPCPPGQAPSTTTLERLRPPPLTPQTEYAREKQRQREMWSNNGGTTFSPSSTHNTSGMNQPVYPNKPPAMQAAPNQSKDSARERDSSQLSLPTLALREPPKLYQAFPRENLPPPPLSTTSTGGILQKRVTGSGLENASSCGTDSDSAQFEEEPSEMSTLLPDGLANIMAMLDESIKKEEEMFNNEKTGSTGLLDNFSPSGQPIKNYLCAPDLIPALKHQPNQEDFGSNPHASPPVLSRQGSLASPCSRTSSLNEEDEDYFKPSANVPLNPKQSMDVGIGIGNTNTNYRHSDLAKLYGLPEQTKSEADEDDDEEDSETPSCSPPPQRPHLHQTGVNSMFKSLATVLGSQKYAYRGGPFGRPPPSALVGVKYSSSLSLGPDICRQQQGSSPTSDSTNPPFSPAVPPSKSSPPLLEDKKLKLEDADVWRDDGLTEERFKKESIPPIKPIKVIKEEQRLTTISESSLAELGKSCEVMLSRHSLPNKSSDKSDVHVKAEDRHKPEKVKEHREKDRNRDREREKEKKRKHGHSHSSSRKHEDRKEKKKHREKREEMAFSSSSSSSSTHSSSSHKRHKDGKSHKEKKDRRILGDLNLQRKEGSDKSLSHYDTDKKKRADASGASSTSEGEHAEWTSRNSGERSSEHKKGAESGSSLGSTDFLKLKALSDGPPKELKIRLIKVESGDRETFIASEVEEKRIPLEEISIKNSASEIIRSCKGARVKGKFRESYLLPAFSVKPIINPEELIPREKLNPPTPSIYLESKRDAFSPVLLQFCTDPKNPVTVIRGLAGSLRLNLGLFSTKSLVEANAEQAVEVRTQVQQPADENWDPSGTGQTWPCESSRSHTTIAKYAQYQASSFQESLQEEKGSDEEDDEDDEKKPSNSSDTPSKDSTKESSSGEQKPVGKIIKFGTNIDLSDPKRWKPQLQELQKLPAFMRVASSGNMLSHVGHTILGMNTVQLYMKVPGSRTPGHQENNNFCSVNINIGPGDCEWFSVHENYWQAINDFCEKHGVDYLTGSWWPVLEDLYRANIPVYRFIQRPGDLVWINAGTVHWVQAVGWCNNIAWNVGPLNAYQYQLALERFEWNEVKKVKSIVPMIHVSWNVARTVKITDPETYKLLKHCLLQSMKHIQVLRDQLVATGKKISYQSRVKDEPAYYCNECDVEVFNLLFVTSENNSRKTYVVHCEDCARHRNPNMNNVVVLEQYSIEELMNTYDSFNLANSSR